Sequence from the Lepidochelys kempii isolate rLepKem1 chromosome 7, rLepKem1.hap2, whole genome shotgun sequence genome:
TAATTCTGCACCAGGGCATGagatccctctccccaccctggcTGCTGCCCACATTACTTGTGCAGTCAGCACGAGTTCAAGTGGTGCTCTCTTATGGATTTCCAAacgtttcatttattttttttattctgcatGTATATTGTGGAGCAAAATTCTAACACCCTTCTTTTAAATTCCGTTGCTGCTTTTTATCTGCCCGTGTTTCCTACCTGCCTAAGAGGGTGCAGGAAATTCTGAAGAGAGGTGTGTTAAGCCCCTTAACGTGAGTGCACCATAACCTTCTCAATACAAGCTGATGTAGCAGACTTTCATACATTCTATGCCACAGGAAGTGGGCAACCTTAACGCATCCATGTCCTCTTTGTATCCCCCCGACCCCTTCTAATCTAGTACACGAAATACCTTGAGAACCACActgtggctggggccaggagtgtcTTCCAACGAGCTTGTGGCTACCACCTCCCCAGGAAGCCCAACATCCACCTCCTGTGGGCTGCATTTGAAGAGAAGCAAGGTCAGAGGAAACTTACCCTATCTGCACCTCTCTGCTGATCTGCTGGCCTGAGAAGCCCTTGGTTAGCTGGAAGTTGACTTTACTAAGCAGTTCAATAGTGGGGGAGGTGACAGAGTTTTTCATTGACATTTCACGTAGCCACCCaaccctttttgtgtgtgttcacaACCAGCCTGCTCAGTAACTCTTTGAAAGATTGAGGCCAAATCTTAAGGGGCAGACATGACTGGTTCAGTTCTGGATTCTAAAGTTAGCTCTTCGTGTGCTAGTCTCCGCCAGAATGCTTAGCGGACAATAGAATCTGGGAATGCtgggctaagattttcaaaatcagCTAGTGAGTTTTGAGTGCCCAGCGTGACACCTGATGTTTTCTTAGAGGTTGAGTGCTTAGCAATTTGAAAATCTAGGCTCCTTTAAGATGTTTCAAGTTGagcaaaatcactagtcatttctgTAAATCTTGGCTCTGGCTCGCTTTTCTGTAAACTCACATGTAAGTTGGGTGCTTGTCTTCAAAGCTccagcagagaagagccacaaaaatgattcaagagttggaaaaaattatttacagagacttaaggagctcagtctctttagcttatcaaaaagatcaAGAAGTGACTTAAttatgggtggggggggagaaatactggatacttaaagggctctttagcCTACTGTACTTCTGTACAGTATTTCTTTGCCACCATGTACAGGTGAGGTTCCTCTTCCCGGCCAATTGGGGATTCAGGGACCTGGCTGAAACTGTCAAACTCGTTGGAGTTTGGAAACTactggagaaaggcagaacaagaaccaatggctggaagttaaagccagacgaattccaattagaaataaggcatgtTTTTGACAGGATGATTAACAATCAGAACACACtccctagggaagtggtggattctccatctcttgaggtCTTTAAATGAAGGCTGGATGTCTTCCTGGGAGATACTTCAGTCAATTATAAGCGGGTGCGCTCCACACAGGGGGAACTGGTTGGTTCTCCAGTCTAtattatacagaaggtcagactagatgatctaatagtctcttctggccttaatctgtGAACTGCTGCCTAGTAAGGGACATACAGAAACCTAGGAGCTTCTTGGCCGGAAACCCTTTGCTTTAGCTGTGTCCATGTGTTTAAAATGTGTTCTTGTCCgatttattttgatttcaattgcaaATATTGGCCTGTACCATGTTTAAATTGCAAAGCCAAGACCATGATGTGTATCCGTGATGGTGCGCTATCCCCTTCAGTCTTTACAGGCTTAAAGCGGAGGTTAGATGATTTGGAAAATGCCGCTAAACCCTTTAAGCCCCCTAGTGTGGTAAGTTTTTTGCCTTTGAAACGAGTGAGACTCTCGTACAACATagatttaaagcaaaataaatatagCCTCTAAATTCACAGAGCACCACATGTGCTTGCCATGCTGCCTGCCTTCACTGCCACTgtcacctctttctctctcccctcccgcaTCTGTGCAGGAGACCTGGAGGAGGCACGTCGCATCTTGAAGTCTTATGAGGAGTCCATCCCAGGGCTGGCTATGGTTCGGCTGCGGAGAGTGAGCCTGGAGCGGCGACACGGCAACCTGGAGGCAGCTGAGGCTCTGCTGCAGGAAGCCATACGGGACAATGAGGGGATGCCCCTGGCTTCATTCTATGCCATCAAGCTGGCCCGACAGGTGCTGAAAGTGCAGAAGAATCTAATAAAGGCTCGGAAGGTTCTCATGGAAGCGCTAGAGAAAGACCCGGTGAGATTTTGGGAAGGGGAGGGTGATGCTCCCAAGAAGACAATGCATTAGGGTTTCTTGGTGAGATAGTGTCTCTGTCCAGGAGGGAACAGATGCTGTGGAAGACTGTTCTGCATAATTGCATATTTTTATTAGTATATTGATTGCATCTAGGCTCCAGCTAAGATTGAGGGGGTGCTAGGCACTACACGCAGATCTTGACCAAGATTGTGGGCCATCCTTCTGTgatgctgggcactgcacaggcACTTAGTGAGAGAGAATCCCTCCCCGAAGAGCTCACAGGCTAAGTAGTCAAGCTTAGTGAGGAGTATCACATTGTCTAGAGTGACTCATGACTCTGAGTGCCAACCTCAAGGCAGACACCCCAAATTGGTGGTGTTTTCTGTAATtaaatttcaccaacccagtaacaaatgtgaactcctagaTCATTATAAcggtcttaccatggagtcagacGGTCCCCTTAGACTCtacagtctatcttgccactcagacaaactggacttagtgctAATTGGTCACTTAccccaaaaatcacaccacatttaggttgcttccagtcccaagagaccactcaaccccagatcagttggtaccctagatcttacaccacaGACAACGCCTATAGCCAGTCCTTTAATAAACTGTTTAAAGGGTTATTAACTAGGCAaaagaaataagttatttacaggttaaagcaaacAAACTTACACACAGATGTTACCAggtaaatcctaagagtgacagactTTCAGTCATgtgtcaattcaaagtgtctttcagggcgGACCCAGGAGGcagaccctggggatctctggcttcagtttagagTCTCTGCCCCTGTCAGAGTTCAACAgccaaaaagatggaaaattttcccATGACTGTTTTCTTTACTTCGTTCAGCTTCCAAATCCCCAGGACAAgctttcatagagtctaaacactaaatacattcttataagactaatgaGTAAAATGAACATACAGGTGaactggtctggtttccagctatgagtttgttgGTTCTTAGCTTATGCCTACAGCCTGGGCAGCAGTAGGCACCTGTGGCCTGCCAGTGTCACAagaggaactgaggcactgagaaagGAAAGGATGTGCCTGtgatggcagagcagggaatagaacccaggtatccTTATTCCCAGTGCTCCAGTCACTAAACCACACTTCTGCCTGACTCTTGGAGTGGCCCATTCAAACAACTTTAATATGAGAGCAGTCAGGTTGAGGGTTtatgggggtgtggggtgtgatAAGCAAGGATCAAAGGGCAACAACCAACTATTAGCCATTTTGGCTTCTGTTAGTGACAGGGTCCTGGCTGAATTCCAGGTTGGACCAGTCCATTCTGCCTTATTGAATCtactttcctcctccccacacacacacactcacacttgcAACTCAGTGTGGGATTCTTTTGCTTCTTGTACTAAATCGTAGTGTGGTATTTTTGTGCGGCTCAACAGCTATTGCACTGCAGTCCAGAGGCAGCTACATTTTAGTAGGGCAGGAGGGAGTCCCATACGTAGATGATGAAGCACTTCAGGATGAAAGGAGCTGGGGAATTTTTGAGTGCAGAAGAGATCACCCCATAATTCTTGGAGCTGAGGGACATTCATCCTTGGTCCTAAGAATGAAGACCGAAGCAGGGAGATTTCAATAAGACTTCCCCGGTGCCTTCTGAACATGCCTTTTCCACCTGGGCCAATCACCACATTTctcatctctccctctcccctatGTCACACAGGAAAATGCAAAGCTCTACACCAACCTCCTGGAGATAGAGTTCAGCGCCGATGTCAGGCAGAATGAAGGCAACACCATGAACTGCTTTGAGAGAGCGCTGAGCAGTGGCCTCCCTGAGGAGACCAAGATTGTCTTCTCACAGCGCAGAGTGGAGTTCCTTGAGGACTTTGGGTCCAGCATACACAGGTAAGAGAACACCCTGTCTGCATGGGGCTGGTTCTGTTCCCTCACCTCTTGGGTACAAAAAGTCAgataatacagtaactccttgcttaatgttgtagttatgttcttgaaaaatgcaactttaagtgaaacaatgttaagtgaatccaattgccccataagaattaatgtaaatgggggaggggggtcgtttaggttccagggaaatgtttttcgccagacaaaacatatacagtataagttttaaacaatttaatactgtattcAGCAAtggtgattgtgaagcttggttgaggtggtgaagacAGAGGGAGAAAGAAGGTGGATCATccagctgctcctcttgctgttctttCCAACGTACCGGGGGGTGGTCAACCACcatctctgccccaggccctgctccacccctgagCGCACCATGtccttgctccttccccttcctccccccagcctcctgaacgccgcaaaacagctgattgctgcaggcGGGAgacgcagggagggagggggagttgcTGATCTGTGGGGCCGCCAGaggggggctgccggcccaccctggttccaagcccccacggCCAAACAAGCAGACTTtacacaactttaaatgagtatgttctctaatagatcagtgaTGTAACAACATTAACTGGGgtgacgttaagtgaggagttactgtacctaaCTCTTCTACAATGCTTTTAATCAGTAGTGCCCAAAGCTGGCTGGTATCGTTATCCCCGTTTTACATATGGGGGAACAGAAGCATTGATTgtggaagtgacttgcccaagttcacccaAAAGGCCAGTGGTAGAGCTGGTAATAGAACCAAGATTCCCTGCCTCCCCGCCCAGAGTACCGTCCACTAGGCCTCACTGCCTCCCATCCCAGTGCCCGCAGAGGGGGGTATTCCTGGGGCTCTTCTTCTCTGGTGAAAGGTACCTGATGGATGGCTCTAAAGAATTAAGCCCTTTATTCTTGCGCCCAGAATCCTCTAGCCTGGAACTGACTTTGGGTTAATTGCATCCACAAACGTCAGATCGGTCACAGGGTGACTAACGCCAGCCCCTTGCCCTTGAATTACCACTAGGGACAGTAGTTGAGACTTGATGGCCTAATCTTCCATCTTTCAAATCTACCAATAAGGGAGCCAATCATTCGTTCATAGgttataaagccagaaggaaccacaaATCTGACCAACTGCTCAACAGGCCAGTGGTGGTGGAATGAGTTCAGCAGGAGTAAAATACCCATCTTGTTGGGGGTAAAGACTTGGCTCAAGTGGTTGGAGTTTAGCATGCCacttctattcccacctctgctaaGGAGCACCAAGGGCCAAAGGAAGCTTGGGGCAAAACAAAGCACTTTCAAAGTTAGAGGCGGAAAGCTTTCTATTCTCACCAGTGCAAACTTCGGTAAAATCACTGAAACACACACAGGAAGTTCTCCTGTTCTTGACCATCTTTCCCCTTTTGTCTTCCCAGCTTGCTGACAGCGTATGATGAACACCAGAAGTTCCTCAAACACCAGATGACCAGGAAAAGAGCCCCTGAGAATGGGTAAGGCACAGATGCTACCAGATTTTAAACAGCCTCTCATACATTGGGAAGTGTCATGAATAGAGAGGAGGGTCAGAATATTATATAAGAAGAACTACATCgggatggccaaacttactgaccctccgagctaaatatgacaatcttcagacgTTTGAGAGCCAGAGAATGCCTcccggggcttggggcttcagccccgctctTGTTGAAGTGCCAAGAAGAAGTTGAAGTGCCACTAGGTGCACCCCACGGCGCTGAAACCCCAAGAACCCCTCCCCGCTGGTCAGAAGCCAGAGACGATGCTTGGGGGTTGGGATATGGGATCATACCTACCCCCGCGCGCATCCTTTCCCTCCCAAGGAGCGCTGCTGCTTATGCTGCTGCAGAgctaaagcagcagcccctccccgcagctcccatctGTTTGCTACTGCCTCTCCATGTGGAGCTAACACCTCGGAGCTGCGGGAAGGGGTTTCTGAGGGTAAGGGGGGGGCCATGCCTGGGGTGTGTGACTCAAGCTGTTGCggagggcgggggaggaagaACTTTTAAATTGTGACCCCAACTCTCTGCAGGCACCTTTGGCAGAAGCCcttagccccaccaccctgctgcagggcagaagcccagaGCTCTCCCCTCAGCTTGGTAGGTAGAGAATAGGGGGGAAATTGGTGGGCTCagtgagccacactttaactgtaaaagagccgcatgtggctcgcAAGCTACAGTTTGGCCATCCCTGAACTAGAAGATCTTGAggactggagtaatagaaatgggatgaaatgtaatagtacAAAGTACAAGGTTGTGCACTTAGAAACTAATAATTTCTGCTATAAGATGGGTGCTCATCAATTGGAAATGAGGAGGAAAAGATGCCAGTGTATTAGTCAGAATACAGAATTACTGAGAGcaaccaatgtgatgcagccatgtGAAGGGCAAATGCAATCCTATCAAGTGAGAGATTTctagtagagatagggaagtaaTAATGCCATTGGACAAGGCATTTGTAAGACTTCATCTGGAAAACTGTGTACAAGCCTGATCATctgtgttcaagaaagatgaagcCAAAGTGGAATGTGTGCAGAGAAGGGCTCCTAGGATGACGGGAATGGAGAACCAGTCTTATGAGCGAAGGCTGAAAGAACTGGGCTTGTCTAACGtggcaaaatgaaggctgagatgaGATCTGATGGCTCTCTATAAATAGACTGGAAGATAAAcctcagggagggagaagagctgtcGAGGCTaaaggctggaaattagaagggtACTAACAATCAGAGGATTGATATTGTGGAACAGTCTGCCAGtagaggcagtgggtgggggcAGAGTAGTTTGAAGATGGCCCTTCATAAGTTTATAAACAGGATTGTAACTTGAGGTTGCCTGTGATAGCATGGATTGGATTTGACACAGGAGGTTCCTCCCACTCCTGATTGCTTTATGGTGCACCAGAGCTGTCAGTATCTAATCTTGAATGCCACCTTGCTCAGTTAAGACTTCTGCTTGCCAACTGTTGTTCACAGACTAAGCAGCATTTTTGATGATAGACATCCTTAATGAATTAATGCTCACCTCAGACAAGGAGGTGCTGTGTACCATACTGGGTTTCCTCTCTCTGATTCCAGACCCCTCTAGGTCCTGTGCTATGAACTGAGTTATTGattgcattttaaattttttcccaGCTGCACTGATGAACCAGAAGACAAAAAGCTGAGAGCTGAGGACTCTCCTGGGATGGTCAACCCTGCGGTCACTACTGCAGGCATCGCACCACTGATGGGTGGAGATATGAGTACCAATCCAGCAGCCGCTTATAACTACAGCACCTGGTATCAGGTCAGCATTGTGGCACTAATATGGTGTTCTGAGCCCTGTATTTTAATACCTCTGGCAGGATTGAAATAAATGTGTGTGACATGTTCCCATGTCCATACCCTGTTATAGCAGAACAGCAGCTCTGCTATAGTTCAGGTTGCGAGTTGCTTAATGGTTAAGATGATTGCTGCATGGTAACTCAGATTATCTTAAAACTTGCTGTGTTTTCTGGGGATGTGGGGATAGGGTTAGTGGGTCAGTGCTGGATGTTGAACAGCGGAGAAGTAGGCTGTGTTACAGAGGTGCTGagggattatttaaaaaaacaaaacaaaaagaggaaaTTAAACGCCTAAAAATGTCAAGGTTGCCTTAGTGGTGTCTTGGGCCCTTCCAGAATTTGGAGAGTGGCTAAGTTTAAACCACAGAACACCAGGAAATGAAGAGTTAGGGTACATCCCTTGTCCTTCCCCACAAAGCAACCTTAAATCTGCCCTCTTTGAGCAATGCTCTACCATGCCAATAACACCCATACTAGCACTGTCCCTTCACAGATGCTACAGAGCACATGAGCACTGTAGAACCCAGTCTAATGCCACCTTTTTGCTAAGGCAATCCTTGCATTTAGGTCAGGTGTGGTGAACAAGAGGTACTTACACTCAAACACGACCTACTCCACACAAACCATTCAGCCTTGCTAAATTTTACCTCCCCTTCACCCTTGCCGTGAGGATTCTTTCTGAGACATTGCCTTCGTTTACCCCTCACAAAGCCTTAAAGACCACAGACTACACCAGAATCCCTTTGACAAGACGACACCCTGATGTACCTCTGTTGACACAACGTGCAGAACTCAGCTCTGAAAAGGGGCATACTTAATCCCTCAAGGTACATGTGCACCTCTCATATCAGAGTAACAGGTCTGCAAAGATGCTCCAACCAATCTCTCCACCATTCATTCAGCTACATCTAACACTGAACGCAGGTGGTGTGCATACAAATAAATGCTGGAATTTGGATTTCTGGAAAACACAATGGCACTTTCTCTTAGAACTTTCTTGTATCTACTTATTGTAGATTCATAGCTTTTAAGACAAGCAATGAAAATTGGATTTTCTAGTCTGACCActtgtataacacaagccacagaatttcagccagttacttctatattgagcccaataacttgtggttgactAAAGAatccagtctggatttgaagaccTGAAGATATGGAAAATCCACTATTTCTCTTTGTAATTTTATTCTTCACCGCATCCATTCCCAGGAGCTATTGCCAGCTGAGGAGTAGTGGGCAGAGTTACGTTCGCATTGCATATGTGCCttagttctgtagtttctggtTTTAAACGGTTTTTGGTTAGTGTCTCTGCACATTCTGGAAGAGCACAAGGCAGGGCTGGGCAACCTGAACTGTGTGTTAACAAAGTTCTGGGGTCTTTAATAAAGAAGAGAGTGTGGTCTGGTGATCGGATCAAAGGGCTGGGgttcaggattcctgggttctattcctagcttggAAAGTTTTCTGGTGGTTAGCAGGAGGGCTAACTCTCAGCCCCTCTgtgttctagtcccagttctggAAGGGGAATGAGCTTTTGTGGCTAGAACAGGAAGTCAGGACTCTCATGTTTTATTCCCACCTCTACCATTGACTCACTGACCTCCTGTTCTCATCCCAGTTTTATTTGCCTATGGGATTCGCTCCACAATTACACATTCTTAGCCTTCATAAGATGTAAacttccctgctccagccccaatAACTGATTGGTGTTAGTAAGGAAGCTCCCCTAAGGGTAGATGATCCCATGATAGTTTCTGACAGCAGGGCAGCTACTGCAGGATATGGGACTAGATGAATggttggtctgatccagtatggcagacTCTTCACTTTCCTATCCTCATCCAGTGTTACTGTGAGCTGTTTAGAGTGGTTATATTGAACTCCAGAGATGGATGAAGTGCTTCCTTTATGTATAGTGTTTGGATCCTTTGGGTTAAGGGTGCTGTAGAAATGTAATTCTTTATGATGGCCTCACTGTCAAAGGAATTTCCTTGGTGCTGGGGGAGAAGTTAGTCTCATGCTTCACCCCACTCTGATAATAACTAATACCTCTTCTGTTTCAAATGTAGAACTACGGCGTCTACGGGTATCAAAATCCATGGAACTACAGCCAATATTACTCTCAGAGCTGAAAGTGACACCGTGTGAGATGCGTGACCAGTTCTAAAGATCAAGGAGCAGCCACTTTACACTTGCTTCCAAGAAAACAAGAAGTGAAAGGAAAGTGGCTGTTGACTGTTTGTAAGAGAGGGAAACTGAACTGCCTTGTTAAAAAGCCCCATTTCTCCTCTCATTGCAGTGAGCTGCCCTAACTCCTTCCTTAGCCCACATTATGAACCGGGTTAGATCATGTCTGGCCTTCACCTCCAATGGCAGCCAGGGTGGGCACTGCCTCTTTGCACTGAACTGATCTCTTTTAGATGGAAATGTCTAAGAATCCCTTCCTGTATACAGTGAACTCAAACTGGCCTCACTGCAACACAATGGGGATCCAAAAGCTGAACTCATTTGGCAGCAGCAACAAAGGAATGATCCCTTATTGGAGCTCATAgagcagaactttttttttttattaactttaTTGCAACAGTCACCCAGGGAAGGGTCATTTTGTAAACTTTTCCTGTACATTTCATGTGGTATAAATAAACGTGCAATTAATCAGACATTGTTCTTCAGCGCAGCAGAGGTTGGAGTTTTGTTCATTTTCATGGGGAAGTTATAGTACAGCTCCCTCTCTTGGCAAAAAGCATTGTGCTGCTAGGACATTATGTGAACACTTCCCCTTTTCTGGATGGGGTATAATATGGAGGTTACTGGGACCTTGTTATGTCCCTGTGGATCCTTGCTGCTTTTGCATAAAAAGTAAGACTGGTTCATCTGGGTCGAGAATAGCTCTGAGCAAGAAAACACATCCTCCTCAGAAGGGGATAGATAGCATCAATCAGCACAAAGAAAACAGGATAGTTGGTTTATTTAAAACCCCTTGTTCAACAACCACTCTTTCAGTTCATTGTCAAAATAGCCCTTGATACGGATGCTGCAGGTGATTTCGTTGACTTGAATAGGTGGTGGTTTCCCAGCGAGCTGAGTGAGGAACTCCTTAACTTCCTCTTCCAGGGCCTGAGGTTAAAGAAACAGAACAAGAATACAGTCTCAATACAACTATCAAATAAGGACAGCCCAAAAGTTTAGGCATCAAACACTAGGCCATGCTTTCAGCAGTTAAGAGCTAGTTTGACTGTCTTTATTTAAAGCTGTGTAAGGCATAACACTAAACAGTTCAGAGATGTTATGTTGTTAATTAGGTCTTGTAGGAGCTGCCAGAACAGCAGTGTCAGTGCTCCAGCTAGTCTGGAATTTTGTTTCCTGGGGTGGTAGATGATTCGCTAACAAATATAACTCTCCATTTTCTGCATCCATGCAAGGAGGAAAGTGATCTCTCCTCAAGAAAAAAAGCTTTGCTCTTTATCCTGGACTAGTATAGCATCCCTATTAGCCTTTTTCCTAACTAATATCACTGTAGTGGCTGTTACCCTGGGGAATATGTAACTCTCTTACAAAGCtatatttagggccctaccaaattcatggtcatgaaaaacgtgtcaaaccatgaaatctggtcttgtgtgcttttaccctgtactatacagatttcatgggggggagactagtgtttctcaaattgggggtcctgacccaagacTGTTGcagggaggtcacaaggttattttagggggttatggtattgccatccttacttctttGCTCATACCATGCCATGCtacccttacttttgcgctgctgctggccagcagctgccattctCCAGCTGcttagctctgaaggcagtgctgccaccaacagcgcagaagtaagagtagcagtacAGCAACcaacccacaccccctccccactccttttCAAGTCAGGAcacctacaattacaacaccacgaaatttcaaatttaaatagctgaaatgaaatttaccatttttaaaatcctgtgactatGAATTTGACCAATATGAGCTGTGAATTGGTAGGGCCCTCGCTATATTCCTGTGATTGGCTGTGAAACTGACTTCTGCAGGACACATTCAATATACTTTCTCCTATTATTAAATTTGCTTTCCCTTTTGGGGTAAGGAGAATCACCGAATATGCATTGTTTAAGAATCTGTATTATCACTGGTAGGCTGTTAGGAATGCGTTGGAATGGCACGTACCCAGATATCTCCTTCGATTTTCCTGATGACAGTCATCCTCCTGTTGCCACTGGTGATGTCCTTATAGACTGGAACGTTGTGCATGCGGGAACGTCTCACAAAGTAAGGAAGGGCAGGTGGAGTATCTAACCAAAAAAAACCTGATTTCAACTCTAGGCCAGAGCACTGTTTGCTCTGCATGCTCCACTAGTGAGCCCAGATCAGAAAAGTGACCCTGGTGAAGCTCAAGTCATCTCAGTTTGCAACTCTACTCTCTGTACCACAAACTCCCAGTACCATCTAAAATCCAACTGGGTTGTTCCTGGCTAAGCCAGTCACTGGTAAAAATGCAGTCAGAATTTAGCTGACTTATGCATTATGGCAAAACAGATGCCTGCTCATATGCCAGTAGCTTTGCTAAAAAAATCTGACTGGAATAAATGTCACTTTTCTGATACCAACTGCTTAACAAGGCTTGTATTTCTCAAGCTTTAGAAACAGAGGGGTAAGCCTATTCCAGTCAAAGAGGCAGCATTACCTGCTGGAAGGACTACTACAAGCCTTGATCACTTTTTCTGTACCTTACTCTTAAAGCCACAAATCCttgaaataaaacatgcaagcaACAGTGACGGTAGCTCAAATTAAGTTACAGGAAGCAAGAACAGAGTTAGGGGCCAGTTTGTGTTgttagaagttaaaaaaaaaaaaaaaaaagtactacaGGTTGGATGCCTTCTGATCTGAGAAAATGTATCTTTTTGCTCTAGGCTCATATACCCTTTAGGGTTATGCAGCACTGTGGGGGGAAATTTTCAGAGAGACAAATGGCACCCAGCTCTTTAACTGTATGAAAACTTTCTCAGACTAAAAACAATAATCTGAGTCATAGGAATATAACACTGTGACCAAAACCCTCTACTTTAATATCACATGGAAAAATGTTTTGAGGAGCATACGGGACTTGCCAACATTCAGTGCATTTACTGCACCATAACCCATAATCTGGTGGAAAAAACATAGGCGTGACACTAGTTCCCTTTCACTTAAGAGCACTGGATGTTCTAAGATACTCTAGAACAGTGGTCACCATGATCCCAGAGGATCTCCCAGTCTATCGCAGTCTCTGGCAGTGTAGCGGGGCTGCTGCTAAGGCTTGCTCTCTGTCTGCCGtgggccccaggggtgggggagagcaggggtcTCCCTCTGCATACTATTGCTACCTGCAAGCACTGCCcacgtagctcccattggccaggaacagggagctgtggccaatggcaGATGCAGCGCTTGCAGAGCCATGTGCCCCCTGCATGGGCATGTTGGTCCCTCTCAGGAGTGGAG
This genomic interval carries:
- the MRPL49 gene encoding large ribosomal subunit protein mL49 isoform X2; amino-acid sequence: MAATVALAGLRRRPGSVWGAGARRLLQNPSRDKTETHHPHYPGIVESTEEYKFVERLIPPTRIPAPPKHAQYPTPSGWRAPSDTPPALPYFVRRSRMHNVPVYKDITSGNRRMTVIRKIEGDIWALEEEVKEFLTQLAGKPPPIQVNEITCSIRIKGYFDNELKEWLLNKGF
- the MRPL49 gene encoding large ribosomal subunit protein mL49 isoform X1 is translated as MAATVALAGLRRRPGSVWGAGARRLLQVTPQQNPSRDKTETHHPHYPGIVESTEEYKFVERLIPPTRIPAPPKHAQYPTPSGWRAPSDTPPALPYFVRRSRMHNVPVYKDITSGNRRMTVIRKIEGDIWALEEEVKEFLTQLAGKPPPIQVNEITCSIRIKGYFDNELKEWLLNKGF